CCCTCCCAGTATATTACCTATTCCTAGCCACATGCTCTCTTGTCCTCTTCATATTTGTATGGGCAGTCATAAACAAGACCATGCTGGGCAGGGTGATAAAGGCAGGCTCAGAGGATAAGGATAGGGTGGAAACCCTAGGAATAAACATGGGCAGAGTATTCACGATTAACTATGTCTTCGGAGGAATGCTCGCAGCTCTGGGTGGGGGATTGATGGCGCCCCTGATAAGCATAGAACCTTCGATAGGTTCGAGAATAATCCTGCTATGCTTCGCCGTAGTAGTTGTGGGAGGAATGGGCAGCATATTCGGAACAATGCTTGCAGGGATCATCATAGGACTATCCATAAGCTACGTGACAATGTTCAACGCCCCAATGTCTGAGGCTGCAGCATACCTGGTTATGGCCCTATTTCTACTTATCAGGCCTAAGGGGCTACTTGGAACAGGCTGACCAGCAACAGGAACCAACATGTAATCGAAATAATTCTAACAAGGATTGGTCGCAAAATGTAGGCGTAACAGACGCAACGCTACGAAAATTGTATTCACAACAGATCCAGCAGTGAACCGGCGAATCCTTGATGAACTCATCACAGTAGAGATCATGATATAATGTCATTTTCTTAAAATATTGAGGTTCAGCCCCTCTTTCTTCATCGTAAATTCAGATAGGTCTTTGATCATCGGAACGACCTTACAGTTACATATGTTGCATGCTGATATTCTGAGGTTTAAAGTGAAAGGTAGTTGATACTTAAAATTAGGGCGGGAACATGAAGAGGCCGCACGTTAAATACTCCTATCCTCTGTTGTTTACTCCTCATCCTTCCGTCGACAGCTACGGTGATTCACATATGCTTACACTTTCAGACTGGAATTTCAGGTTTGAAGCCTGTTAGGGTCGCTGAGTCTAGGTCTGAAGATGTTATCCTGGCCTTCTCAGCAGTCAACCCCTCATACGAAGCTGGCGATACGGGTCAGAGGTTCATCTTCTCAGGAATATGCACCCTCATATCTGCAGCCTTAACCTTGACAGTTGGATTCGAGGTTTTGGCTGAAACGTTAGTAATCATAACCTATTTCTGCCTGGTTCTCGGCGTAGTCAACCTGATATGTGAGTATCGTAAAGAGGTTAAACCTAAGTTCAGGCTGCCATATCCTCTGAGACTACCCTTAAGCCTTACAATATTAACCCTCCTGATATACTTCTCATCATCACTCTCACCAATATTTCTGATGACCTAATCAATTGTTACAATTACGATTGCAGTCAATCTTTATTTTAAAAAGAGAAGATGTAAGCCTAGACTCTTTTAACTCTTTATTTCAAAATCTTCACTGAATGATTCAACCAAAGCATTAGATCTCTCAAATGTTATGTCATCATAGATTCTTCTCTTCATAGTTGGGTAGTGTTTTATCCTCAACTTGAAATAATCTGACTTTCAAGTTTATCCGTTAGCAGCAGAGTATATTGGTCTATCTTCACTGCATATTTAGATGGATCTCTATAATAGTTAAGCTTTGGTTTATAGCTTGATCGGGTTAGCGATTTCGACTCCATATTCTTAAAGTCTCTCAAAGTGTTTTTCATCTGTAGTATAGATTAGATTGGCTTGCTCAACCATGTTCGCAACTATCATCGCATCGTTTATGGGAATATTCTTCTCCTTCGCCCACTGAATGGAATTCTGTGAAGCCTGTTTAGAGATCGATAAGAATGCAATGCGTCTTGAACGTAGGAGCTAAACCTTCCTAAATTCAGCTTCGATACGATTTAAAAGCTTCTTCAGAGCTGAAAAAACCAACGATTATTATTGGATTCAAACTCAAAAAGTAATCTAACTCTCCCTTCAATCCTTTCTCCAGTAGGTCGAGGCACTTTCTGTGATACAATTCATTTGGGTAATCGGTTATCATGGAGTAAACTATCACATTGGAGTCCAGTATGGTGAGAGGTTTTATTTCCGCTCTGCTTACTCCAGCCAAACCTCCTCCTCCATTATCTCCTCGAGTCTCTCCGGCGGAATATGTCCTTTAACCTTAACTGGTGTATGGGTAGCCCTCCAAGCCGGGTCGTCTTCAACATTTTTTGGAGTGAGATTTATCACTGTGGCTTTGAAACTATGGTCGTCTAGTGGTTCGAGTAAGACAGTATCTCCCGCCTTAATGTTCATCCTTATCCTGATCTGCTTGTCAATAACGATCCTGTGTCTCTGGTCTACCTTTGACAGTGGCATTGTTCTTCCCACGTAAATATCCCACAAGACGTCTAACAAGATCTACGCGTTTATCGGACGCCTAAACCCAGATTTGGAGTTCTCTCTACGTTCCTTCGGATATCCCCTAAGAGTTGATGATAGCTTCCAAAGTTTCATCTTCGCACATGCTGAAACCACTCCACGCCACATTATGGAGGTGAAGATACAGATTCTCCTGTTCTTCCAGAGTATCTCCTAACTCTTTGAGACGTCTGCCGTAAACCGACCCTGCACTTAAACTGGATACCCTCAATTGTCACATTCGACTCTTTATTCAGCATGTAGCCTACCTCCATAGGCACTCTATACCTTCAAGACTTCAGAGAGATATTCTTCGACGGACATGAACTTTAGATTTGGGATATTCTTGAACGCCTTGTCTGAGCTTATCAAGGTCATATCTGATGTGAGGGCAGTTGCGGCGTAGAAGCTGTCAAAGAATGTGAGTAGCCCTGCTGAGTGAATCTCAACTGCTCTATTCGCTACGTCTGGAGTTATGGGTAGAAATATTAGGTTTTTCAAGTTTCCAAAAGCTTTGAGCTTCGGCGCAACTGAGGCGAACTTGTTGACAGCCTTCAGGACCGAGAGTATCTCTATGATCGTGGCTGAGGAGCAATGGAGCCTCTTGGATCTCTTGAGGATTTGCTTTGCCTTGTCTTTCAACGGATCCTCCCTCTTCATAATCGCGTAAATAAGGTCTGTTTCTATGAGAAACATCTGAACATCGTCTCGATTCGAAACATTTAATTATTTCCGAATTTTATTTCTTTCGGATAAGGTTGGATTTGGAGAAGATTGTGGAGAGGAAGAACGTCGGGTCTAAAGGAGAGATTATCCCCCCCAAGAGGCTGAGGGAGAAGATAGGTTTGAGGCCAGGATCCCTGATAGAGATAAGATTGGAAGGCCGATCCTTGATTGTTAAACCCATCCTAGACCCCCTTGAGGAGTTGGACGGAATACTCGAGACAGAGTTATCCAACAGGGAGTTGAAGAGAATAGCTGAACTTCAAGTATTGAAGGAAGCAGCCGCCGAAGCCGTTAGGAAACACGAATAAGCATAAGATAATTACAACATTCATGCCCCAAGATGGCTAGCTGACCTACAACCGTATCGAATACGTTCCATCCATGCCCGTTCTTCCTTCTATAAGAATCGGCATTTATTTTGAGTGCAGATGTTG
This genomic window from Candidatus Bathyarchaeota archaeon contains:
- a CDS encoding branched-chain amino acid ABC transporter permease produces the protein MDVTYILQQTILGLAIGLTFSMVAIGFSLTFGLSKVINLAHGAFYALGTYLTFAAMHLTNNFGLSLIVSTVSIGLASLLVEKILVNKLYGKDIDLSLIVTFSTLLVVSTMIKMVWGLDPKSVSPPQFLTTQIYVAGTTLPVYYLFLATCSLVLFIFVWAVINKTMLGRVIKAGSEDKDRVETLGINMGRVFTINYVFGGMLAALGGGLMAPLISIEPSIGSRIILLCFAVVVVGGMGSIFGTMLAGIIIGLSISYVTMFNAPMSEAAAYLVMALFLLIRPKGLLGTG
- a CDS encoding AbrB/MazE/SpoVT family DNA-binding domain-containing protein: MPLSKVDQRHRIVIDKQIRIRMNIKAGDTVLLEPLDDHSFKATVINLTPKNVEDDPAWRATHTPVKVKGHIPPERLEEIMEEEVWLE
- a CDS encoding PIN domain-containing protein; translation: MFLIETDLIYAIMKREDPLKDKAKQILKRSKRLHCSSATIIEILSVLKAVNKFASVAPKLKAFGNLKNLIFLPITPDVANRAVEIHSAGLLTFFDSFYAATALTSDMTLISSDKAFKNIPNLKFMSVEEYLSEVLKV
- a CDS encoding AbrB/MazE/SpoVT family DNA-binding domain-containing protein; its protein translation is MEKIVERKNVGSKGEIIPPKRLREKIGLRPGSLIEIRLEGRSLIVKPILDPLEELDGILETELSNRELKRIAELQVLKEAAAEAVRKHE